AGGCAAGCCGGATCAGCGGGAGCGCTACGCAACCAGATCGTACGCCACGGACACGAGTGAGTGCGAGAGAGTCTCGAGAGTTTTTCCAAATCCTCAATTATgtaattattttgttttgtttttcggcaCCGGTCCTGCGACCCGGACGGATTTCTGACCCTTCCCGACGGCAGCTGGTCCTATCGAGTTAATGGTCCCAAGCCGGATCTCATCACCCGTGTCGGGGCACAAGTAGCTGGCGGTCtgatgtggtggtgggtcCTGTGGCATCTCTTCCACGAGTACGAACACATTACGGTAAGCATCCAGCGGAGTCTCGCCATCCGTTGCCTTTCCAATTACTGGGTTACGATTGTCTTTTTAGGGAGAATTCGATTATCCAGATCCCTCTCAGTGGAGCAACGCGGAACTGGGTATCCCGTCGGAGTTGGAAGAATTGGAGTAAACCCACAACTGCCAGCCGTTCGCGACCTCGTGCTTCAATATGTGCTCTTCAATCTGCGATTAGAGATGTTTCAACGAAATTCTGTTGTAAATAAACAGTTGCGACTGTAGGAAAGTGATTGGATCTCTGGCCGCTTTGCTAGTGGAAATTGGTgtcgaagaaaaggaacacTGCTTTAGTGGCCACAACATGCACATTCCATTTATTTGCCCTAACTGGTCTGAATCTGAGTGATTTAGAGTAAAATCGATTGTCCCTCACATACACTTCTTGCCTGTCTCCAAGGATCAAGATCGCTTCCTCACTTAAGCGGACAGTATTCGATCCTGCCGGATGACCAGCCGATAGTAAGGACGGATTGTGCCGAAGCCATCGATTCGGCTCGGAAGTTTTCCTGGAACGCTATACAGGCCGGATATTCCATGCTGCCTCCCGAAAGGAAACAGTACGGTTCGACGCTGAACTGCTGTCCCCGGAAGGCTGTGAAGAAAACGGCAATCGTGGGAGAGTTTTTGAACGATATGGCCAGGAACCGATCAAGCGGACACCAAACAATGGCCTGCGGAAGTCCACCAATTTCGGAACCATCATCGGTTGTGGTTTCCGTCAGGTCGACCAGCTGAAAGGCGCGGTTGTTGGTGGCGTCCAAACCTAGAAACAGAGTAACGATAAGCGATGGCACTGGCCAAAAGGCGGAGCAGAAGCTTACCTTCTTGAGTTGCTATTGGCGAGTAAAACAGCAGTTTATCTCCGGTAGTGACGAAAAGGATGTGTCGATCGTCACGAGACCAGGCGAATGATTGGATCGATCCGTGTGGTGTATCCCAGGACATCCACGGTCTTCGCTCCAATCTGCTCTGCACGTTGCACAAATAGAACGTCTTTCCGATGGTGCTCACTAGCAGATGGCTCGAGTTCGGTGACCAACTGGCAAAGGCACACGGCATTCCTACGCGGTGCGTTACCGAGATACGCTGCTGGTCGACCCTCCAGACAACTACAGTGCTATCGGCTACACTGGCCGTTATGAGTTGCTGGCCATCCTTTGTCCAGCTTACCGACGTCACGGGCCGGTGCTTGCCATGGACCAGCTGCGTCGGTGGTGTAAGTGGCCTTGCGATCAAACTGTTCGGATCGGCAGACCATAGAAGCACACCGTTCAGACAGCCGATTGCAAGCTCGCCGCTGGTGAAGGGACGCCAGGCCATACAGGTGACTCCCTTCTGCAGCCCATTCTTCAGAAGCAGCGTCacctgtgtgttggtggtgaagagACGCACGCTATCGTCGACCGTGGCAACGGCCAATTTGAAAGTCGTTGGATGCCAACAGAGACCACGGATTGCACTTTTCGGCCAGTTGCGAGTCTGTGAGTGTTTGGCCACCAGCTCGAGCGATGTCTGGCACGGGTAGGATAGGAAAAGCTTCCCAATTCGATCGCCGAACGTTAACAGATAACGTGCCGTTGAAGAGACCAGCTTCGAGTTGGAACCCGTGGCCTCACGTAGTGCCTCGGCCGGACCGAGCTCGATCAGAATACTCATGATGCGCTTGGACAGGGGTTCCGCCACCGGAACCATCACGTCGCGAGTACAATCGTCCCGGGCATGCTGTCCTGCGGGATGGTGATGAGGTAGTTCTCGGGATAGATTCAATTCCGGATAGTGCAGCCGCTAGCGTGGAAGAGATTGTGGTTTTAAAATCGACTTTGGAGTGGCTTCCGGTCTCTTTGTACACTTACCAACGGGCTTATGGGGACATTAGAAGGAAAGTTTTGAAGATTTCGCACCGCACACATCTTGATTGTTGATATAAAACGTAAAATTCTTCTAAAAAGAtcgttccgggttccgggcaCAAAACAGTTTTGGCGCTCAACGGAAACACAAAGGccctgccacacggagcgtaaactctagcgtaaacgaaaaaaatagtgccaaaacgtttaatttaACCCTTACACACTGTCAAATCTCCGACATTGACGCGTCAAAgggttaaaaataaacgttttgcattattttttcgttttcacgcTAGAGTTTAAGCTCCGTGTGGCACGGGCCTAAGAGCACAACTGTCAAAATCGTCGTTGGTGtaaaccaaggtactttaaaaagacaggtagctttatccagaacaaatccccgattttattttagaaaaaacttcagagtttgacattcacgggatggtgggatgttaacttcgggaacgctcttttcggagctgttttcgcttttctgtggtattacgacagttaaaattcacgaaaagtggcacgaaagttaaagtttatgcaaatattctcaaaattcttcctagtgttatcggtccgtaggtcttgccacccagcctagaacaagagctagctagcgttcctggaccgtgctcactcgctgtaaaacacaactcggtcgctcgaatgatcttaaatacaaagatgaatcatttaaacatccgaaaaagagtgaaatcaggtactttccttgataaaaccaccaaacttgcccatatcttcctcttcttcttcttgaaactcacgtggttttgtttataaaagcgccctcctatgaatgtcaaacaaattcaaaatggtgacctgtcaaagcggttaagatgctacctgtctttttaaagtaccttggtgtaaacaaacacaaaaggaTACCGGAATGGATTCCGGCTTCCGTTTCCGGCGATAAAAATGAGTGAAAAAGTGGAGGAACTGGAAGGAAGCGAGCTCGGGACGAAGGATTACTGGGAATCGAGCTACAGCAGGGAAATCAACAACTATCGCGACCATGGCGATGTCGGAGAAGTCTGGTTCGACGAGGACAGCCAAAACCGTATTATCACGTGGCTGGCTCGGTTAGAGGACGAAATCCGGGCTGAGGATGCAATCATCGATCTGGGTAATCAAGAAGTGATAAAGAAAGGTTGTACCATTGTACTAACGATGCTTTAACCGTTGCAGGTTGTGGAAACGGTATGATGCTGATAGAGTTGGCCCGCGAAGGCTACAGCAATCTGACCGGCATCGATTACTCCCCGAAAGCGATCGAGCTTGCAAAGGCGATTTGTCGCGATCAGGATCTCAGCATCGAGTATCGCGTCGTGGATTTGATGTCCGAATCGGAGACCACCGCTTTAGGACAG
The sequence above is a segment of the Anopheles darlingi chromosome 2, idAnoDarlMG_H_01, whole genome shotgun sequence genome. Coding sequences within it:
- the LOC125948577 gene encoding aladin-like, which gives rise to MCAVRNLQNFPSNVPISPLRLHYPELNLSRELPHHHPAGQHARDDCTRDVMVPVAEPLSKRIMSILIELGPAEALREATGSNSKLVSSTARYLLTFGDRIGKLFLSYPCQTSLELVAKHSQTRNWPKSAIRGLCWHPTTFKLAVATVDDSVRLFTTNTQVTLLLKNGLQKGVTCMAWRPFTSGELAIGCLNGVLLWSADPNSLIARPLTPPTQLVHGKHRPVTSVSWTKDGQQLITASVADSTVVVWRVDQQRISVTHRVGMPCAFASWSPNSSHLLVSTIGKTFYLCNVQSRLERRPWMSWDTPHGSIQSFAWSRDDRHILFVTTGDKLLFYSPIATQEGLDATNNRAFQLVDLTETTTDDGSEIGGLPQAIVWCPLDRFLAISFKNSPTIAVFFTAFRGQQFSVEPYCFLSGGSMEYPACIAFQENFRAESMASAQSVLTIGWSSGRIEYCPLK
- the LOC125948625 gene encoding EEF1A lysine methyltransferase 2, producing the protein MSEKVEELEGSELGTKDYWESSYSREINNYRDHGDVGEVWFDEDSQNRIITWLARLEDEIRAEDAIIDLGCGNGMMLIELAREGYSNLTGIDYSPKAIELAKAICRDQDLSIEYRVVDLMSESETTALGQFKVVHDKGTYDAISLHPEDSKTMRGQYIASVHRLLRDDGIFVLTSCNWTESELVKSFVESFNLRTVIPTPTFKFGGKVGSVVTSIVFTKKIA
- the LOC125948647 gene encoding NADH dehydrogenase [ubiquinone] 1 beta subcomplex subunit 2, mitochondrial-like gives rise to the protein MLASRAVLVGRLLNRALGRQAGSAGALRNQIVRHGHDWSYRVNGPKPDLITRVGAQVAGGLMWWWVLWHLFHEYEHITGEFDYPDPSQWSNAELGIPSELEELE